Proteins from a genomic interval of Cygnus olor isolate bCygOlo1 chromosome 9, bCygOlo1.pri.v2, whole genome shotgun sequence:
- the GPR148 gene encoding probable G-protein coupled receptor 148 yields MNFFLCGSTTRMNATANLLRETTSNSSSDMNEASLYYLLEEWALNPQDTNMKMFLIPPVVCLVAGVLIIPSILFVIFSRFSIRKETRYMLLGNALLCDLIYLLFYTLSATLSAAHVSLPKEACVLQLFLLAVAYCGGLFTAAAIVLDTYIAILFPLRYVTILPSSRTKKVIVLLWICSGVLPGIFFLVLSSTHNFVPCVLEMCSIPLIIILTLSGTDAVKLCFWLSATVIFLFLSLIFCCYAILYFKTRQSGIWESICSRASVTFLMHNTVLFFYFSPFLVLFVESFLYVNVVIGLETGIWVSLTICNVLMILPKVLFPFLYGLRYREISASLKSIVRGKHLHLVSPAPSPS; encoded by the coding sequence ATGAACTTCTTTCTCTGTGGTTCGACGACAAGAATGAATGCAACTGCAAACCTCCTTCGGGAGACCACATCCAACAGCTCCTCAGATATGAATGAAGCTTCTTTGTACTACTTGCTGGAGGAATGGGCTCTCAACCCACAAGACACAAACatgaagatgtttttaattcctCCAGTTGTCTGCCTCGTGGCAGGTGTCCTCATTATTCCTTCCATCTTGTTTGTGATCTTCTCTAGGTTTAGCATCAGAAAGGAAACGAGGTACATGCTGCTGGGgaatgctttgctttgtgaTCTGATATACCTTTTGTTCTACACGCTGTCAGCTACTCTCAGCGCAGCACACGTAAGTCTCCCAAAGGAAGCCTGTGTTCTCCAGTTATTTCTGCTGGCAGTGGCTTACTGCGGGGGACTGTTCACAGCTGCTGCCATAGTCTTGGACACGTACATAgctattttgtttcctttgcgCTACGTTACTATTTTGCCTTCTTCACGAACAAAAAAAGTGATTGTATTGCTATGGATCTGTTCGGGGGTTCTCCCTGGGATTTTCTTCTTGGTGCTATCCAGCACTCACAACTTTGTGCCCTGTGTCCTGGAAATGTGCTCAATTCcactaataataatattaaCTCTGAGTGGGACTGATGCTGTGAAACTCTGTTTCTGGCTGTCTGCTACGgttatctttctcttcctgtctcTAATATTTTGTTGCTATgctattctttattttaaaaccaggcAATCAGGTATATGGGAGAGCATCTGTTCCAGAGCCAGTGTGACATTCTTAATGCACAACACTGtgttgttcttttatttctctccattcTTGGTTCTTTTTGTAGAATCATTCTTGTACGTTAACGTTGTCATTGGACTGGAGACAGGAATCTGGGTCTCCCTGACAATCTGCAATGTCCTGATGATTCTGCCTAAAGTTTTGTTCCCTTTTCTATATGGACTTCGATACAGAGAGATCTCAGCATCTCTCAAATCCATTGTCAGAGGGAAGCATCTTCACCTAGTGTCACCTGCTCCATCACCATCCTGA